The Camarhynchus parvulus chromosome 4A, STF_HiC, whole genome shotgun sequence genomic sequence AAGGCCATTTCTGGCTGTTTTGGCTTGTTTGCAACATTGAATCTTGCCCAGATGTGTCATTGCTCGTGCTtaggcagctgggagggacccgTGTCCATTGCCCTTTCTGTCCAAAGAGCCCACACAGATCACTTAAATGAGAAGTACATGGGGTTTGTTGGGGGTTTTATCACCTGTACAACTGTAACAATACAAACCTTAAATATCCATTCTACAGAAGACAAACACAACTTTCCAAAGTGACTACAATGGTTAAACTACACAGTACCACCTACAAATTCATCTGAAACCAGGAAAGACACTGCAAATTTACTGTGTAACTCAGTAACATTTTTGAGGCAACTCAGGCACTAAATTAGTATCTGACGAGGTTTTAGATGCTGTTTTCCATAGTTTAAATAGCTGGATCTCTAGGTAAAACCCATCTACATTTTTAGTACTAAAATAGTTTCTTTAAGTTTACACAAAACGGATGAATTGCCAGGACAGTTTAAACTAAATGTAACTCATTCATGTCTGATTGCTTCAGCTTCCATCAGAACCCACTCCTGGCTTCCTACCctgaatttcccatttccatcctgTGTTCAATTTGTGTTATGGACAGTGAATGCTGCAAGCACCAATCAAATGTTAGAAATCACATCTACATTTCTTGAAGCAGAGACAGTTGGACTATTTTATaaaaaagctgtggaaattCCCTTTACAGACATTTAAGGCAGTTGAAATTCACGCTTGCTGCTTGGCCAGTGCTTCAGCTTCCTGAAACAGCAAAGAAGAATTACACGTTAGTAGTTTCTCAGTATGTTTCCAAAGGAACACTGTAAAGCAATAAcctgcatttttaaatcttctttcAGCCTTTGAAAGGTGATCACAAATGGGAACAGAATGAcaacagaagaaatgcaaaaggaaTTTCCCTTTGGTTCCTCTGAGTGTATTTTTGACTGCAGATTAATTTAATTACCTGCTAGCAGCACCATGACCTAGAAGGAGATGAATCAGAAATGAATTCCCAATGCCCTCAGTGCAGCacctcagcagggacagcctggtTTATTTGAAAGGACAAAGTTCAACATCTGCCAAGATGTGCTGGAGCCATTTGCTTTTGTGACTGCATAGAAATACTCAAGATAACAGATTCCATATCATTGTCACCATGACCCAGCATtgctaaataaacaaaacacatgAGGAGAAAGGACTAAGAGGGGAATTTTCAAGAGGTCTGTATGATTTTTTTAGGAGGAGACACAGTGGGTGACCCCAGCTTGCAGGGCAGGAAGTCCCACGTGTATCTCTGTATTTTGGACGTGGTGGCTCActctggctgtcctggctcACTGCCCTCATCCTGCCTTTGAACCCAGGGCGTGGGAAGAGCCTGGCTTGGAGCTGCCATGCTCCTGGcccatgctctgctctgctggcctgtgctctgccctgctggcctgtgctctgctctgctggcctgtcacagctcagagagcagggccaggatgTCACCAGGGCTCGGATGTCACCGTGCACCCACAGGCCTCGCGCGAGGACATCCCGGCCATCCGCGGCACAAAAGGCAGGTGAGCAATGAAAGGAAGATCAAAAAGAGCTACAGAGCCTGGAAAAAAGCAGTGTGTTTGATATTCTCTAAAAGACAAGTGGTTCTTTGAACGGTAAGAAAGAGGAGAAGGTTCCCTTGGCTTTGTAACAACTCCCTTaaacagcccagggcactgcaatGGTGACACTTCACTGGTTGTTTGTCTTCAATACAAAGTACATTTCTTCAGAACAGGCActggaaagctggagaggaTTCCTGGTATTTCCCTCATGCCCAGGAAGGTTGGTACAAGTAACCTACTAACCTATTTTTCTTAGAGGTCAAACTCCATTTCCTTGGGCGTAGGCCTCCAAGTTATCTGGGAGAGGCTCAGTTCTCTGACACTGACACTGGCTGAGTTCTCTGACACTCAGTTTGCCTGACACTGTCCCCCTTTCATacttttccttatttctccTTCAAGGCCCCTCACTGAGCATCCTCTCAATCCTTAAAtccataataaataaataaataaacatagCTTTTAACTCACAAAACCCTCTCCCTTTAAAATCCACCCATATTGCTTGAAGTAGAGATGTTTAAGAAAAACTGAAGGTCAGCCGTTTCCAGAGTTTGTAGATCCAAAGGACAAACCAAACCATCAGGGCTCAGAAAATAGTTACTTGAATTTACCATGCTCACTTCTGAGCCAGTCCTGTTTAGCATTAAGATCAAACCTTTGTGCTGAGGatcaaataatttccaaatCTCTCCTGATGGCATCCAATGGAGGTTTCCTGCcaaggctgctcccagcctcctgccattTTCTGCAGTTGCCATGTCATTCCCTATAGCATTATATCCAAGCTGCACACAGCTATGCTGGAAACATCAATTTCAGCACCTACAAATCTGTGTACCCTCCTCAGCAGCCTGCAACTGACTTGACTGGACATCCTAATTGTGGGAGGGATTCCCAAAGTCAGCCTCAGAGCAGGACAAAAGGGGTACGAGATCACCACTGCAAAGGTTATTTACTGTCATCAGCCCCACACAACATGGAAATTCAGCAAGGTACAGCTGTGTTCTGTCCCTTCTGtttaaaattcaccttttccttAGGTGAGGACAGAATTGGAGCATCCCTTAGGACATaagcagagctcctgccagccatgctggctgctcctgccacccagcaggtctgggaagCGGCGACGTTCCCAACGTTACTGAGACAGGTGACCTGATTTGttatggcagcagctgctctctggtaCCACTGCACTTCCCAGGGGAAAGGCACGAGCTTCCCTGCATCCCCCCTGGTTCCTTGGCTCCttcactgctgagcagtgaaGTGCAGATGTTCCAAGGAACTTCACCAGGACTGTGGCGCTGTGTGCAGCTGGTCTGATGCCAGCAGTGGGTAATGCTGAGGTGAAtatcccagcctctgctctgggcagctctgcacgAGGCAGTTTTTCCTCATCACACCATCCCCAGTGGAGCTACTGCTGGAAATCTGGCTCCCAAAACTGCTTCAGTCCGCCCCACAACCTGCAGTGCTCCCTGCTCATGGATCACCATCCACCTTTAAAATTAGGTCTCTTAGTGATGTGCACAGCACGACCTTGGACTCGTACATGAGTAGAGCTGAAAGGGAGCGGCACGTTTATCCACTGGAACAGGAAAGCTGGAAGTGACCTGGAGGATCCTGCTGCTGTCAAGTGAAACGTATAAAGCAGGCTTGTCTTATCCTATCAAAATCAAAAGGAGAATTCCAGCCCATTGCATCCACAAAGCAGTAACCCAGTTCGTAATTGGCAAAGGAAAATAAGCTTTGGATAACAagccagaggaaaaaattactcTGAAGCAAGACATGTTATTTCAGAAACAGTGACTCTGGTTTCAAGGGATTTTCTAGCAGAAAAATCTCATCAAAATTtcacataatttaattttttttactgaattgaAAACATTCTTtgattttgggataattttttcATCTAGGTTTCTTATGCATTCTTCAGTGCAAATATTAACCACTCTTTTGAAAGTGAAGCCTGAGAGCCTCTGGAGACTGAGTATCATCCAGGGAGATAGATGGGGGCAATGACAGCACGTGTACCAGATCCTGTtgtgagcagaggaggaggtgaaagCCACAGGCTCCCTGCGAGGAGGTGCTCACCCACCTTTGAGCCAGGAGGGGCAGTCAAGCCCAGGAACGCGTACACGGCGTTGTTCTCCCGCGCCTCGAAGAAAGCATCGTAGTCCTTCAccatggcaggagggagggggaatAAAAGACAGAGGAGTGAATTGTCAGAAATAATCTCAAGTCAGTTTAGGGTATCACCCAACCCACACCAAGCAAAGTGTTTCCTGTGCCCGAATGCAAAATTCAGCATCAGCTCAGGTATGTGGCATTAGCACTAACAGCACACAAACTGGTCAGGCTGGAAAGGGACAAGCTGGGAATTCATTCTGTGTACCAACAAGGTGTTGCTGTgaggtgctccagcctctcccaaaGGGACAGACTCCACACAAGGCAGGCGGTGTAACTGGTCTGGTGtggagcagctgagcctggaCCCTGTCATCAGAAACCCTGATGTTCCCAGATGTCATTGCTGACTCCTGATATGGATGGCAATTGTGCAACTGTGACTCCAGCTCTTAAATCTGTCAGAAGTTCAACTGGAACTTTAACACTGCGAGTGCACTTTTGCCATCACATTTCCCACTAAGGATTAGTCTGTGCAAGTGAAGGCAATGGGGTGGCACTGTTTGCTCACAGTGCACTACAAATGCCCTGAACACACACAGCCACTTCCCAGGAAAATTaaggtaataaataaataaataaataaataaataaataaataaataaataaataaataagaaatagcAGTTGCCAAACTCCATCTAAAGGAACCCACAAGTTTTGTGCAAGCTCACTGTTGTCCAAGTTACCACACAATTCCCTCACACCGACTTCTGAACTCAGCAGGGATCAATCCAATGACTTTCCTGCTCTCCATTTTTAACTGATTGTAACTTTACCAGCTCCTCCATCTTTCCTGGGCAATGTTTGGATGCAGGAGTTCTGGCTGGGAAGcccaaggcaggcagcagctccatctcaggctggagccagggagAGCTGTTTAGGGCATGTTGCTCTGGATTCCTGACTGTCTGGGAGGCAAAAGCCTAAGGAACAGCAGCTGAGGGGGCAGCTCTaaggagaggctgctgcagccagaacaGAACAAAGTACAGGAACCAGAAGATTCCAGCTGCCTGGACTTCAGGGATATCAAATTATTGCTCCATTTGCACACGCAGCATTCGTGTGCTGGTTTGATAAAAATGTGTGTGATTATGGTAAATCCTCCCTGAAGCCCTTCTGTTGACAGGACTGGGGCTGCTTGATAACAAAGGGATTGTTTATCTGGCTGGTGCACAGGCCATGAGCCTGCTCCACAGCATCTCCCAGGACAGGAATTCCTGGGCCTGAGGGGCAGGGCTCATGCCAGCCCACACAGCATCTCCAGTTCAGCCTCTGCTGTGCATGGGCCAGGAAGGCCAATTTGCTCTTTGCTCTGCCACTTGTGCTGCATCAGATGGAACAAACAGGGAACTTCATGCTTGAGAGGCATCAGATAAAGACAGAAAGAGGTTCAAATTCTGGGCACAGAATTAACTTTTACTTTCCTGAAAGCTGAACTGTAGCAACTTGAATCCAGCAACAGAAACTGACCAAATTTCAAGAGTTCAACATGACATCAATCAAAATTTTGGGGATGAAATAAAACCATAGCAAGAACCTTGCAACCAACCCCTTCTCAGGTAATTACTGAGCCTTATGTCTGTCACTCCAAACCAACCTTTTTCCATGTCACAACCAGTCAGTAAAATTTTGAGAGCTAAGTGGCTCAACAGTTCACTGTGGATATTATTTCAAGTTCTGCTTCGATTACAAGCAAGAATTTTTCTTGGCACATtgagaataatttctttcagtagGCACAGATTTGTCTCACAAAGGTCCAGAGCTGGCAGGTCTTGACTTACGGACTGTGCAGGTCAGAAACAGACTTCAAAAGGAGCAGAGGAATGCACACTGTGAGCTCTGTTCAGAAGATactaagttttaaaaataaaactaacagTTAATCTAATAATCATTCAAGCATGGCCTGCTGAGTACAAGTACTGCAGGGCAACTTACTTTTGATcaagcattaaaataattacatagGATTTTTGTTTGCAACACAAGTTTTAATCTGTCCAAGGCACTGGAGTTAGTgaaccacagcagcacacagagctcatCCCAAGAAGGATCAGAAAACTGATTTATGATCATGGCAGATATCAATTCATGAGATCTGGGATTCACAGGTACTGGCAAGCCCCACACAGGCAGAACAGATCTCTGAACTTGCTACAGAACGTAAGCTTGGTCTAAAAGGACCAGATTTCTTTGAGGTGTTAGTTCACAAtcatggggaaaatgaggattaAAAAGCCTGGCAACTTTCAGAGccataaaatgggaaaaaaaccacaggaaaagaaaattaagtatGTACTGCAAGGTAGGATCCAAATCAAGAGGTCtacattttaatctttcttaTGGTGTGACTCGAAAACTCAAGACTCAAGAATCAGTGGAGGGAATTATTACTAAAAGCCAAGATGGGAGGAAATGTCTAACACCTCCTACAGCCTTCCCAGTTTGGGCAACTGCAGCTGGGCAagccctgccttgctgctcaCTGCAGTGAAGCACAGGAGGTggcagtgaggaagaggagtgGGATGAGCACAGGAGGCTGGAGGTGAGGGATGAGCACAGGAGGCTGGAGGTGAGGGATGAGCACAGGAGGCTGGAGGTGAGGGATGAGCACAGGAGGCTGGAGGTGAGGGATGAGCacaggggagctggagctgagggatgagcacaggaggctggagctgaggggaTGAGCACAGGAGGCTGGAGGTGAGGGGATGAGCACAGGAGGCTGGAGGTGAGGGGATGAGcacaggaggctggagctgaggggacaggcccaggaggctgcagcagccctcaCCCCGAGGTAGCGGCTGTCGTTGAAGAGCCGGGGGGGCAGGGGGTTCCCGCTCGCAGGCCGACTGTCCTCGGGGACGTTCTCCCGCATCCATTTCCGGTTCTCCTCGTTAGCTGCGATGTCCTTCTCCTCAAATTCAATTTTGTTGGCTTCCAAGAAGCCTAACAcatcttgctgctgctttttaatcTGTCACaaaagaaggagggagggagataAAGGTAAacaaaatcagtgaaattatttttgatgcCGCTCTGGGGTTCGATGCAGAAATCAGGGGGTGAAAACAGGAATGGTAAGAAAATTCTTAGAACGAAAAAGTATCTTCTGAAGAGTCAGAGCTGGCTCCTATAAAACAGAACAGGTGTAAAGATGCTGTCCCTACACAAATGTGAGTGTTGTGTACCTTAAAGGTGCCCACCTAAAAGCAGAGTTGTGAGCAGGGCCCTTGTGCTGGCCAGAACGTTGTTTTTTCAGGTGCAGTGGAGTTTGCTGGAGGCACATTTGAGGTACAAAATGCTTCCTTGTGCCCTTGGAAGCACAGGCTGAACCTCCCCATTCCTTCTCAGAGTCCAGGCTTTTGTCCACTTCAGTGACAAAAGAGAAGTGGCTCACACTTGTGTGCACAGACACCCCTCTCCCGTTGTGTcctgggtgtctgcagggcaggcacagtccctggagagctgtgaccccacatccccatcctaACTTCTGTCAGGGAAGCTGGGTGAGGTCCCAACCTGATGCCACCCATCCTTGTACATTCACACAGCAtccaagggaaaagcaggatctGTGTGGCAAGTAtggtgctggctctgcacagggaaggaggtTTTTATTATTGTCATTATGAATTACTGACTTATTGACACAGAGATGTTCTGCTAATGTTCTGCTCTCCCTCTGCATAACTTCAGCACCACAAAGGAGATTATAACCATGCACATCCtagcaaacaataaaaaaatagaatttaatggaaaatttgttttcttgaaattaCCCCCTTCACTGCAAAGCCAATCCAAGGGCCTGGCTTTACCCTAATGAGCCGAGTGCCGCAGGAGCAGCGTTTCACACAGATGTTGCTAGTGCTAACTCAGGTCAGCCGCAGCTCCCGGAGCAGCCACTCCATATATGGCCACAGGCAAACCCAGAGCTGCCGGGGTCAGGgacagccagcccagagccaaaTATGGAGCCCGTGCCCCGgctcacacagccccacacccacGGGCACCGGGCCGAGACCCGGCCTGCAGAGCCCCGCACCCACGGGCACCCAGCCCCGCACCCACGGGCACTGTGCAGAGacccagcctgcagagccccgCACCCACGGGCACCCAGCCCCGCACCCACGGGCACCCGCCCCGCACCCACGGGGAGccgggagcagcaggagcagcagggagtgtGATGGAGAGCGCTGCCCTGAAGGATGTGGGCCGGGGAACAGAGCCAGCACATCCATAAGGGAATCTTCAGGCACTCCCTGAGGTCTGGAGCTGCTCTATCCATGGCAGGGTCAAGCAGAGCTCGGGAGGGGCACATCCAGCTCAGAGGGACCGATCCTGCTCTCCCACAGAGGGAAAcgtgctcccagctccagcagggaagcTGCCTGCTGAGAAGCCAGGGTGATTCCTCCCACCACGTCAGCACAGGAGCCGCTGGACTCGCTGTGTGAGCACCCTGAAACACAAGGATATTGCTAATTTTCATCATggctaaaaataaatcaaactggAGGAGTTAATACCGCCCCGAGGAAATAACTTGTGTAGAGGATGTATAAAAACATTCTCAGCAGACTCAAAGCTCTGGGTAAGAGGTTTCCTTGCCTGCCTctaacagcagcaggaggggaagctTTTCTCTGTTGCGCTCTACagctcagaggggaaaaaagggagcaCTCCATTAATGAACTGTTCTGTAGGGCTAAAATAAGGGAAAGTCTTTGGAATTATAAACTCTTTGGTCACTATGACCCAGTagtaaatgtaaatttttttccttgaaccAGTTACATGTTTAATTAACCATTTCCTACAATCTCTAAATTTCAGATCCAAATAGTTTTTATTACTCTCAGGTCCTTAACTTATCCAAAATGCATTGTTTAGTGAGAACACACTTTGAGATGCTCCAGAATTATTAAGGAAttagagaaaacaaagcttttaCCCACTCTACCATTAACCTGTACACTCTGCCATGTAAAACAAGAGTTCTGAGTTGGACAGAAATCAGCATTTTGATCCCGTGAGAAgtcacttcatttttttaataatccttTTGACTATTAGATTGTTTTAGCCACACATACATCCTCACACCCTCCCAGCATCTCACAATCTCTGGGttgtttttccagctccaggaggTACAACCACATCCCAAACTGTTAACTGTGGCTCCAAAGGGTGATCACAACCCTCTCTGCTTGTCTTTGAAGAGCTAACAAAgctggaaatgtatttttttgttctatAAAAGGCACCATTGTAAGGCAAGCATGAAGTTTGGTCTCTGTTGCTCTCAGGCCATCTGTAGTTAAGGGAGGTAATTCTCTAGAGAACTCTACAGAAGAGCAAGGATGGTGCTGATGCATGAGGAATATAAGTCTGGAACCCTTGTTTTCTGGCCAGACAAAAAAACCGTTGGGAGATTAAGCAGCACTgttttctcccagctcctcagacaAATCCTCCAGCCACGGTGATGAGCACTTACACAAGAGCAGTAAATGCTCCAGAGAAACAGGGCACCAACTGCTGGGCAGCAGGCACACCGAGCTGCCAGATCCTGTTATTTTATGagattttatttagaaaactTCCATTAATCACAGGCAGCGGAATAGCACTGTGAGGGAAGGGCTGAAAATAGAGCAAGAGAcgtctgctgctgcttcagggtGTTTTGTCTTGCTTGAAAGGGCACATGTTCTCCTCGGGACGGAGCTGGAAAACGGTTCCTGCTGCCCATGTTTGGGAAGGAGCGAGGAGCCTCTCTTCAGGATGcgcctgtcagcagcagcactcgCTGCCCACACAACCTCCCCCACGTGGAGAGCGGCCAGCGCCTCCCAGACCCCGCACCTCAGCCTGAGTATAAACAACTGTCATGTCTGAAGCCGCTCTGGCCCGTGAAGGGCAGCTCACTGCAGTTGGCAAACACGAAAATCCTTGTTTATCCCGAGTGCTCCTGACACATTGTGCAGGGCCGAGAGCAGCGGGAGAGCTGGGAACGTGTCTGGAGTCAGCgcaggagctggggagcccggcagggccctggggctcGGGACCAGCCCTGGTGGGGCAGGAGCATTTATGGGGACACAACATTATAGgaacagagaaatgaaagggatggacagacagctgtgaggaagagaagaggcTGGGGGCAAAATGGATGGGTAGAAATCAGGGGAAAATCCCTGTGGGATGGAGACAGAGGGATAGAAGGAGAAGGAGTGGGAGCAGGTgaagccagggctgcagggaggaagggctgCATCCTCTGGAGTCCCCACTGCCCTCAGAACAGCCCATTGGGCTTCACCCAACcccagaaacagaaacacatcCTGCCTCAACACACACTTGGGAGAAAAACAACTCCTAAGGTGAGTGGAGATATTTTACTCCTTGCTGATGTTCCCAAGATAATACTGAAAGGAACATTTAATGAAACAAAtctattttctctttggtttGGATTTCAGGGTCTGGTTCCAGGACAGAAACAGCTTTATGGCAAGTTATTGGTGATTAAGCAGAGTCTCACCACACACTGTGATCTTGTGCTATAAGATCCACTGGGTATCAAGATTCCCTTCTCTTCCAGTTACAAGCCAATCGTGAAACATTAAGCTTTCAACAGAGCATGGGCACAAAATAACATTATAAAAATGAGTGTAGAATTGTGAACAAGTATCGCCCCTCACTTTAGTACACATCAGAAATTCAATTTACTGTTCTTAATCTAACTCCCATCAGTGATGTCAGTAACACAAGAGAAACCACATCAAAGCTGCCAAGAGTACAAACAGGTGATGTTTGCCAACAAATCAatcaatcaaaaataaaattttaaccCCAAAGTGGGAATAAACTTTCTAGAAAATGCTGCAACATTTTAGATTCTCTTCCAAATCTTTAAtcattaaaacaattaaaaaaagaactcAGCTAAAAGATAATAAGCAGAAAGGAGGCAGGGATGATGCTGCAGAACCTTGGTCCAGTGAGCAGGCAGCAttccagcctcagctccagccagcaCTGTGCTGGCTGTTCAAGAGCCAGCTTCTCCCAGCACCACCCCACTGCAGGGAAACACtaattttaaacactttttcgAACTGGACTTCACAGAAGGGTCTATTTCGTTTGGTGCACACAGGCGCAGACACAGCACAGTCCAGTCCACGCTGCTGGCCAAGGAAGGGTTTGcgttggtttttttcagtcttgttattttttcagtttataaatAAATCCCTGGTTGGACAATAGACATGTTTTGGAAATCTATTTATGGACCACTGGAACTCAAATTAAGTTTACAGTCTGAGTGCTGCTGTTTTGATCCAACACAAACTTActgactgcagctctgccatcctGGCCCTTGGCAGGGGCTTCTCCACCACTTCTGTGGCTCCTGTGTCCCAACCTCCACGTAGGGGAAAAACAtagattttattaatttctttcccaaTTATGGGATTAAATAGCTCATGCTTTATTGTGAGGATTTAAAAGAATTATAAATGGATTTCTTATGATGTTCCCAGCCGTCGTTATATCATCAGTTACAACATCAGGAAAAAGGAATGGCCTCAAGgtgcaccagggaaggtttagattaggAATCAGGAGaaagtttttcatggaaatgGTTATGAAGCGttagaacaggctgcccagagaagtggtggagtcaccattccctggaagtgttcgaaaaacatgtggatgtggcacttgaggacatgaTTTAGTGATGAACACGGGGCTGAGTTTAtggttgaacttgatgatctcaaaggtcttttcaaCCATAACAATTCCACGATGCTGTGAttctctccagctcctgctgtagGTGTGTCCTGAGCTGCCTCTCCCAACCTCACAGCTGGGATCCAGCAccagaaaacagagaagcaaCACCTTAGAGCAGATCTTACATTTGATCTTACATATTTCTCAATTCAGTTTCAAGACAACACATTTAAAAGGGgatcattttttttccatttccaattCCAATTCCAGCCTTCGGGGTTCCAGATAACCAAAAGCAAGTATAGCTTTAAAGCAGTTGTATTGTGTGCCAATGATGGTTTTAAagatgctgcttcttccttAGTGGGAGCAAATCTTTACATCccagaagcagctgctttgtGCAGGAAGGTGAACTCCAAACTCCAGGTTATGCTACTGGCTGTAGCCAGACTTGTAGCCATCAGTTCTCCAGGAGCTTCAGAGTCTCCTGAAGATGGACAAGCTGAAATGTaagcagggaatgggaaaagtGCAGTGCAAGAAATGTTGAGCAAACGCcactggcagccagcagcagcaagatggAAACCCCAGGAAGGGATTTTCCTGGGAGGAATGGGCAGCATGAGGAATGCCAAGTGCTGCCATGACAAACTGACTTGTCACAGGGTCACCTGTGGACTGAGCTGGGGCCACACTGCCACAATCCACGGCCACTTTTTGGAATTAGAATAAAAACTGTTGGGggttttagtttggtttttatCAGTCTCACCTAATTTCTCAAATGACCTTGCCTTCCTCACCCAGAGTCCCTAATGCAGAAGCTCATCCTTGCAAATGAGCTGCAAAATGCTTAGAATTTCTCCTCCCACTACAACCTAATTTGTAGGAGTTAAACAGCCCAACAGCTCAGCCATGGATTTAAATGTCACAGATTCCTGTCGGCCCCCTAAGCTCATTCCCCACCCCAGCACATGGCAGCA encodes the following:
- the SH3BGRL gene encoding SH3 domain-binding glutamic acid-rich-like protein, translating into MVIKVYIASSSGSTAIKKQQQDVLGFLEANKIEFEEKDIAANEENRKWMRENVPEDSRPASGNPLPPRLFNDSRYLGDYDAFFEARENNAVYAFLGLTAPPGSKEAEALAKQQA